In Halopseudomonas nanhaiensis, a single window of DNA contains:
- a CDS encoding peroxiredoxin, which translates to MSVLVNRPAPDFIAPAVLANGSIVEDFDSSTLRGKYVVVFFWPLDFTFVCPSEIIAHNNRMDKFRALGVEVIGVSIDSQYTHFAWRNTPVEKGGIGPVDFVMVADVKHEITRSYGIEHADGVALRASFLIDREGIVQHQVVNNLALGREVDEMVRLIEALQFTEEHGEVCPAGWRKGQKGMKADAEGVAAYLAENAGQL; encoded by the coding sequence ATGAGCGTACTGGTCAACCGTCCCGCCCCCGACTTCATCGCGCCGGCGGTTCTGGCTAACGGCAGCATCGTCGAGGATTTCGATTCCTCCACGCTGCGTGGCAAGTACGTGGTGGTGTTCTTCTGGCCATTGGACTTCACCTTCGTCTGCCCGTCCGAAATCATTGCGCACAACAATCGCATGGACAAGTTCAGGGCCCTAGGCGTCGAGGTGATCGGTGTCTCGATCGACTCCCAGTACACCCACTTCGCCTGGCGCAATACCCCGGTGGAGAAAGGCGGCATCGGGCCGGTGGACTTTGTCATGGTCGCCGATGTGAAACACGAGATCACCCGTTCTTATGGTATCGAGCATGCCGACGGTGTGGCGCTGCGGGCCTCCTTCCTCATTGACCGTGAAGGGATTGTTCAGCATCAGGTTGTCAACAACCTGGCGCTTGGACGCGAGGTGGACGAGATGGTCCGCCTGATCGAAGCGCTGCAGTTCACCGAAGAGCACGGCGAGGTCTGCCCCGCTGGCTGGCGGAAGGGCCAGAAGGGCATGAAGGCTGACGCCGAGGGCGTCGCGGCCTATCTTGCCGAGAACGCCGGCCAACTATGA
- the cysZ gene encoding sulfate transporter CysZ, producing MNAPLNPLRGPDYFREGWRIIRRPGLRRFMLIPLLLNLVLFAALIGFGARQFNYWMDRLVPSLPEWAGFVEWLLWPLFALVVILTLFFGFSVLANLIASPFYGFLAEKIAEQERGLVSPPTTYGEILMVVPRSVGRELRKIAYYLPRLLVLLALTLVPVVNLVASPLLLAFGVWMMAVQYVDYQADNDKVTFIDMLRWMRGRRLLSLGFGLPVYFGMLIPLVNLLVMPAAVAGSTIMWVRERELPMP from the coding sequence ATGAATGCCCCTTTGAATCCGTTACGTGGTCCGGACTACTTCCGCGAGGGCTGGCGCATCATTCGCCGGCCAGGGCTGCGCCGGTTCATGCTCATACCCTTGCTGCTGAATCTGGTGCTGTTCGCCGCGCTGATCGGCTTCGGTGCGCGCCAGTTCAATTACTGGATGGACCGGCTGGTTCCGAGCCTCCCGGAGTGGGCCGGATTCGTCGAATGGTTGCTCTGGCCGCTCTTCGCGCTGGTGGTGATCCTGACGCTCTTCTTCGGGTTCAGCGTTCTGGCGAACCTGATCGCCTCGCCGTTCTATGGATTCCTGGCGGAAAAGATCGCCGAACAGGAGCGTGGCCTGGTGAGCCCGCCGACGACCTATGGCGAGATACTGATGGTGGTGCCTCGCAGCGTCGGCCGGGAGCTGCGCAAGATTGCCTATTACCTGCCGCGATTGCTGGTACTGCTGGCGTTGACGCTGGTCCCGGTGGTGAATCTGGTCGCTTCACCTCTGCTGCTGGCATTTGGCGTCTGGATGATGGCTGTACAGTATGTGGATTACCAGGCGGACAATGACAAGGTCACCTTCATCGACATGCTGCGCTGGATGCGAGGGCGCCGGCTGCTCTCGCTCGGATTTGGTTTGCCGGTGTACTTCGGAATGCTGATCCCATTGGTAAATCTGTTGGTGATGCCTGCCGCTGTGGCCGGCTCGACCATCATGTGGGTGCGGGAACGCGAGCTGCCAATGCCATAA